In the Drosophila takahashii strain IR98-3 E-12201 chromosome 3R, DtakHiC1v2, whole genome shotgun sequence genome, one interval contains:
- the LOC123003042 gene encoding uncharacterized protein, which produces MSQGTEPEIDPELKKQAQPTSGSFLCLHTSPPLHIALHGMSALIHTRLSKTAFDLCLELLEAGVNVQALAEVILHVLDVKEKIKAATYIFPDVTKLKLSYRHAD; this is translated from the coding sequence ATGTCGCAAGGAACCGAGCCAGAAATAGATCCGGAATTAAAGAAACAGGCTCAGCCGACCTCTGGTAGTTTTCTTTGCCTTCACACTTCGCCGCCGCTGCACATAGCCCTCCATGGAATGTCGGCCCTCATCCACACCCGTTTATCCAAGACGGCCTTTGACCTTTGCTTGGAACTCTTGGAGGCTGGGGTCAATGTCCAAGCCTTGGCCGAGGTAATCCTGCACGTGCTCGATGTCAAGGAGAAAATTAAGGCAGCTACATACATATTTCCAGACgtcacaaaattaaaactttccTACAGACATGCCGATTAG
- the LOC108059543 gene encoding surfeit locus protein 4 homolog: MAIDPVIMDVHLKRTLRLLLASLARILIVSKFVAESVCTFRHFNLERSALNNIWHCGYLAAGVYISLLAISQLTASLLIVALRRRFVATGILWLAAHLRMAANPTLWNLDRYMELCGLISALLVIMLKSHRHSVVTFLLITYLNCTWNLEIQMSPQAHAGANNGGLPDEDLHRSVDPTDGHLLPGYKNVETYVRRR, from the coding sequence ATGGCGATAGATCCTGTCATCATGGACGTACACCTGAAAAGGACGCTGCGGCTTCTGTTGGCTTCTCTGGCCAGGATCCTTATAGTGTCGAAGTTCGTGGCGGAATCCGTGTGCACATTTCGGCATTTTAACCTGGAACGGAGTGCTCTGAATAATATTTGGCACTGTGGCTACTTGGCGGCCGGAGTCTATATAAGCCTTCTGGCGATCTCCCAATTAACTGCCTCCCTGCTAATCGTGGCCCTCAGGCGGAGATTCGTGGCCACTGGAATCCTGTGGCTGGCGGCCCACCTGCGAATGGCCGCCAATCCGACGCTGTGGAACCTGGACAGGTATATGGAGCTATGCGGACTGATCAGCGCCCTTCTGGTGATAATGCTGAAATCACATCGTCACTCCGTTGTCACTTTTCTGCTGATCACGTACCTCAATTGCACCTGGAACCTGGAAATTCAAATGTCTCCTCAAGCACATGCTGGAGCTAATAATGGTGGGCTTCCGGACGAAGATCTGCACCGGAGTGTTGATCCAACTGATGGCCATCTACTCCCTGGATACAAAAATGTGGAAACTTACGTACGTCGAAGATAA
- the Desat1 gene encoding acyl-CoA Delta-9 desaturase: MPPNAQAGAQSITDSLLAAASAAADAGQSPTKLQEDSTGVLFECDVETTDGGLVKDITVMKKAEKRRLKLVWRNIIAFGYLHLAALYGAYLMVASAKWQTVVFAYFLYVVSGLGITAGAHRLWAHRSYKAKWPLRLILVIFNTIAFQDAAYHWARDHRVHHKYSETDADPHNATRGFFFSHVGWLLCKKHPEVKAKGKGVDLSDLRADPILMFQKKYYMLLMPIACFIIPTTIPMYFWGESFMNAWFVATMFRWCFILNVTWLVNSAAHKFGGRPYDKFINPSENISVAILAFGEGWHNYHHVFPWDYKTAEFGKYSLNFTTAFIDFFAKIGWAYDLKTVSTDIIKKRVKRTGDGTHATWGWGDVDQPKEEIEDAVITHKKSE, translated from the exons ATGCCGCCCAACGCCCAAGCTGGTGCCCAGTCCATCACGGACTCGCTGCTCGCCGCGGCTAGTGCCGCCGCCGATGCGGGCCAGAGCCCCACCAAGCTGCAGGAGGACTCCACCGGAGTGCTCTTCGAGTGCGATGTGGAGACCACCGATGGTGGTCTGGTCAAGGACATCACCGTGATGAAGAAGGCCGAGAAGCGCCGCCTCAAGCTCGTCTGGCGCAACATCATCGCCTTCGGATACCTCCATCTGGCCGCCCTCTACGGTGCCTACCTCATGGTCGCCTCGGCCAAGTGGCAGACCGTTGTCTTCG CTTATTTCCTGTATGTGGTTTCTGGTCTGGGCATTACTGCCGGAGCCCATCGTCTCTGGGCGCATCGCTCCTACAAGGCCAAGTGGCCCCTGCGCCTCATTCTGGTCATCTTCAACACGATCGCCTTCCAAGATGCCGCCTACCATTGGGCCCGTGACCATCGAGTGCATCACAAATACTCGGAGACTGACGCTGATCCGCACAACGCCACCCGTGGCTTCTTCTTCTCGCACGTCGGCTGGCTGCTGTGCAAGAAGCATCCGGAGGTGAAGGCCAAGGGCAAGGGTGTCGATCTATCCGATCTTCGCGCCGATCCCATCCTCATGTTCCAGAAGAA ATACTACATGCTGTTGATGCCCATCGCCTGCTTCATCATTCCGACCACGATTCCCATGTACTTCTGGGGTGAATCCTTCATGAACGCCTGGTTTGTGGCCACCATGTTCCGCTGGTGTTTCATCCTGAACGTAACCTGGCTGGTAAACAGTGCTGCCCACAAGTTCGGTGGCCGCCCCTACGACAA GTTCATTAACCCTTCGGAGAACATCTCGGTGGCCATTCTGGCCTTCGGCGAGGGATGGCATAACTACCACCACGTCTTCCCCTGGGACTACAAGACGGCCGAGTTCGGCAAATACTCGCTAAACTTCACCACCGCCTTCATCGACTTCTTCGCCAAGATCGGCTGGGCCTACGACCTGAAGACCGTGTCCACGGACATCATCAAGAAGCGTGTCAAGCGCACCGGTGACGGCACGCACGCCACGTGGGGATGGGGAGACGTGGATCAGCCCAAGGAGGAGATCGAGGATGCTGTCattacacacaaaaagagCGAATAG
- the vrs gene encoding uncharacterized protein vrs, translated as MDPFKVPKKVNRNVLKAFSTLQSSRTDFIRVVDITNQVKIQMRNCVPVADVEGAVKESLCNMTKLGILKRLGPAKYGLSCPVYVRLGRALPNPTTNVPGNPGTPLRRAVQNARRKPSFGNLNPWRPATKMLSEESLSGNEMDKTRKRMRSNTKKIHKQKKEVALPRQGPKQAKGFQNQKFNGKEVINNRIKDAKPGSTTTATSVEVGTSLPAGNWKPRILQDLPAVVCDECRHAFPILSRHYVSQSSSTSTLCCNTPIGLSVRPTGYSSGEESDVANASVLGLCGSPFRLRMEQSLSPSYVENEERLPIFQGDSIFDGAQRGTCQEPSSNTQEFQPINVFQDKPNSISENNDNISCLAETNSFNSPNLLPVPLDVQGSISKDASSPLNMNRSISQGFISTIAQENLNLTGEDVKIVKSLNIQTEQPSNSAKSAPKCV; from the exons ATGGACCCCTTTAAAGTGCCAAAAAAGGTGAACCGTAATGTTCTCAAGGCTTTCTCCACCCTCCAATCGTCACGAACCGATTTTATTCGCGTTGTTGATATAACTAACCAGGTAAAGATCCAAATGCGCAATTGCGTACCGGTTGCCGATGTAGAAGGAGCTGTAAAGGAGTCTCTGTGCAACATGACCAAGCTGGGGATCCTAAAACGTCTTGGACCGGCCAAGTATGGACTTAGCTGTCCAGTTTATGTCCGTCTGGGAAGGGCTCTGCCTAATCCAACAACAAATGTACCTGGTAATCCTGGTACACCATTGCGACGCGCTGTTCAGAATGCC CGTCGCAAGCCGAGTTTCGGAAATTTGAATCCATGGAGGCCGGCCACGAAGATGTTAAGTGAAGAATCTCTATCTGGCAATGAGATGGACAAGACTCGTAAGAGAATGCGCAGCAACACCAAGAAGATTCACAAGCAGAAAAAAGAAGTCGCCCTTCCGCGACAAGGTCCCAAACAGGCCAAAGGCTTCCAGAACCAGAAATTTAATGGGAAGGAGGTGATCAATAATAGGATCAAGGATGCAAAACCAGGATCAACTACTACAGCTACTTCGGTTGAAGTTGGTACTTCTTTGCCTGCTGGAAACTGGAAACCACGAATTCTTCAGGACTTGCCAGCAGTCGTTTGTGACGAATGTCGCCATGCCTTTCCCATATTATCCCGGCACTATGTCAGCCAGTCGAGTTCAACGAGTACGTTATGTTGCAATACTCCTATTGGCTTGAGCGTTAGGCCGACAGGGTACTCATCTGGAGAGGAATCCGACGTAGCAAATGCTTCCGTGCTCGGGCTCTGTGGCAGTCCCTTTCGCTTGCGCATGGAACAGTCCTTATCGCCCAGTTACGTCGAGAATGAAGAGAGATTACCAATTTTTCAAGGAGACTCAATATTCGATGGAGCGCAAAGGGGAACATGTCAGGAACCTAGTTCAAATACCCAAGAATTCCAGCCAATTAATGTTTTTCAAGATAAGCCAAATtcaatatctgaaaataacgaTAATATTTCATGTTTAGCAGAAACAAACAGCTTTAATTCCCCAAATTTATTGCCAGTTCCCTTGGATGTTCAAGGATCAATATCTAAAGATGCTTCGAGCCCTTTAAATATGAATAGATCTATTTCCCAAGGATTCATATCTACTATCGCCCaagaaaacttaaatttgaccGGTGAAGACGTCAAAATTGTAAAGTCTTTAAATATCCAAACAGAACAACCGTCAAACTCTGCAAAATCTGCGCCGAAGTGCGTCTGA
- the LOC123003018 gene encoding uncharacterized protein, which yields MSKYFKKDIDFDVEQKRESMDRRTYGFMKTLRSDTPLPLAQKKIGSSTLLTKLKSWHETVVVNDESDSGSTKEPGPVFSIQPKSDRSNAMTFEMQRKLFDRAEFTITRGRKLSGHIHPTHSGVKLNFKDLEKQCLEDMEAYCRKMNIKFVK from the coding sequence ATGTCTAAATACTTTAAGAAGGATATTGATTTCgatgttgaacaaaaaaggGAGTCCATGGATCGACGCACCTATGGATTTATGAAGACCTTAAGATCGGATACTCCACTCCCTTTGGCTCAGAAGAAAATCGGTTCTTCAACACTGTTGACTAAGCTAAAGAGTTGGCACGAAACCGTCGTTGTAAATGATGAAAGCGACTCAGGATCAACTAAAGAACCGGGTCCTGTATTTTCTATTCAGCCAAAGTCTGATCGATCAAACGCAATGACCTTTGAGATGCAACGAAAACTATTTGATAGAGCCGAGTTCACCATAACACGAGGTCGGAAACTAAGTGGACACATTCATCCGACCCATTCAGGAGTAAAACTGAATTTCAAAGATTTAGAAAAGCAATGTCTGGAAGATATGGAGGCTTACTGCCGAAAAATGAACATTAAGTTTGTCAAATGA